Proteins from one Bradyrhizobium amphicarpaeae genomic window:
- a CDS encoding acyl-CoA dehydrogenase family protein, whose translation MLFTADHDEIRRSLQKFIANEINPHVDDWERADIFPAHELFKKMGSLGFLGLNKPVEFGGSGLDYSYALMMAEELGAITCGGVPMAIGVQTDMATPALARFGSDEVRREFLAPSVSGDFVACIGVSEPGAGSDVASIKTQARSDGDDYVIDGGKMWITNGTQADWICLLANTGDGPVHRNKSLICVPMKSKGVTIARKLDKMGMRSSDTAQIFFDNVRVPKRNRIGDEGKGFTYQMIQFQEERLWGAAACLKSHEYIIDQTIEYTRNRKAFGQSILDNQVVHFKLAEMQTEVELLRALIYRAAEQLVAGEDVTKLATMAKLKAGRLGRELTDACLQYWGGIGFTNETPVSRAYRDSRLTSIGGGADEVMLMVLCKMMGTLPGSKGSS comes from the coding sequence ATGCTGTTCACCGCCGACCACGACGAGATCCGCCGTAGCTTGCAAAAGTTCATTGCGAACGAGATCAACCCTCATGTCGATGACTGGGAGAGGGCCGACATCTTCCCGGCGCACGAGTTGTTCAAGAAGATGGGCAGCCTCGGCTTCCTCGGCCTGAACAAGCCCGTGGAGTTCGGCGGCTCGGGCCTCGATTATTCCTATGCGCTGATGATGGCGGAGGAGCTCGGCGCGATCACTTGCGGCGGCGTGCCGATGGCGATCGGGGTGCAGACCGACATGGCGACGCCGGCGCTGGCGCGGTTCGGCTCCGACGAGGTGCGGCGCGAGTTTCTGGCGCCCTCGGTCTCGGGCGATTTCGTCGCCTGTATCGGCGTCTCCGAGCCCGGCGCGGGCTCCGATGTCGCCTCGATCAAGACCCAGGCGCGCTCCGACGGCGACGACTACGTCATCGACGGCGGCAAGATGTGGATCACCAACGGCACCCAGGCCGACTGGATCTGCCTGCTCGCCAACACCGGCGACGGGCCCGTTCACCGCAACAAGTCGCTGATCTGCGTGCCCATGAAGAGCAAGGGCGTCACCATCGCCCGCAAGCTCGACAAGATGGGCATGCGCTCGTCCGACACCGCGCAGATCTTCTTCGACAATGTCCGGGTGCCCAAGCGCAACCGGATCGGCGATGAAGGCAAAGGCTTCACCTACCAGATGATCCAGTTCCAGGAGGAACGGCTCTGGGGTGCTGCGGCCTGCCTGAAGTCGCATGAATACATCATCGACCAGACCATCGAATATACCCGCAACCGCAAGGCGTTCGGCCAGAGCATCCTCGACAACCAGGTCGTGCACTTCAAGCTGGCGGAGATGCAGACCGAGGTCGAGCTGTTGCGCGCGCTGATCTATCGCGCCGCCGAGCAGCTGGTCGCTGGCGAGGATGTGACCAAGCTTGCGACCATGGCCAAGCTGAAGGCCGGCCGGCTCGGCCGCGAACTCACCGACGCCTGCTTGCAATATTGGGGCGGAATAGGCTTTACCAACGAGACGCCGGTCAGCCGCGCCTATCGCGACAGCCGCTTGACCTCCATCGGCGGCGGTGCCGACGAAGTCATGCTGATGGTCCTGTGCAAGATGATGGGCACGCTGCCCGGCAGCAAGGGAAGTTCCTGA
- a CDS encoding acyl-CoA dehydrogenase family protein, whose protein sequence is MKSPFYTAEHDAFRDMMRRFVEKEITPFAHEWDEAGEFPRALYRKAAEIGLLGLGFPEEYGGIAADQFMKIVASQELARAGVGGVSASLMSHTIGSPPIARAARPEVRARVLPRVLSGDKISALAITEPGGGSDVANLATRARRDGDHYVVSGEKTFITSGMRADYLTVAVRTGSEGAGGVSLLLIEGDTPGLSRTKLKKMGWWASDTATLHFDECRVPAENLIGEEGQGFKIIMQNFNSERMGMAAGCTAFARVCLDEAVAYAKERKTFGKPLAQHQVIRHKIVDMAQKVAASQAMLEMLAWRLEQGESPVAEICMMKNQATQTMAFCASEAVQIFGGAGFMRGIKAERIYREVKVNAIGGGTEEIMKDLASRQMGL, encoded by the coding sequence ATGAAAAGCCCGTTCTATACCGCCGAGCACGACGCCTTCCGCGACATGATGCGCCGCTTCGTCGAGAAAGAAATCACCCCGTTTGCCCATGAATGGGACGAGGCCGGCGAATTCCCGCGCGCGCTGTACCGCAAGGCGGCCGAGATCGGCCTGTTGGGGCTGGGATTCCCGGAGGAATATGGCGGGATCGCCGCTGACCAGTTCATGAAGATCGTCGCCAGCCAGGAACTGGCGCGGGCGGGCGTCGGAGGCGTCAGCGCCAGCCTGATGAGCCACACCATCGGCTCGCCGCCGATCGCGCGGGCGGCGCGACCCGAGGTGAGGGCGCGCGTGCTGCCGCGGGTGCTGTCGGGCGACAAGATCTCGGCGCTGGCGATCACCGAGCCCGGCGGCGGCTCCGATGTCGCGAATCTCGCCACAAGGGCGCGGCGCGACGGCGATCACTACGTCGTGAGCGGCGAGAAGACCTTCATCACCTCGGGCATGCGCGCCGACTATCTGACCGTTGCGGTGCGTACGGGCAGCGAAGGTGCCGGCGGCGTCAGCCTGCTCCTGATCGAAGGCGACACTCCCGGCCTGTCGCGGACCAAGCTGAAGAAGATGGGCTGGTGGGCCTCCGACACCGCGACGCTGCATTTCGACGAATGCCGCGTGCCCGCCGAAAATCTGATCGGCGAAGAGGGCCAGGGCTTCAAGATCATCATGCAGAACTTCAACAGCGAGCGCATGGGCATGGCGGCCGGCTGCACCGCCTTCGCGCGGGTCTGTCTCGACGAGGCGGTTGCCTATGCCAAAGAGCGCAAGACGTTCGGCAAGCCGCTGGCGCAGCACCAGGTCATCAGGCACAAGATCGTCGACATGGCCCAGAAGGTCGCCGCTTCTCAGGCGATGCTGGAAATGCTGGCGTGGCGGCTCGAGCAGGGCGAGAGCCCGGTTGCCGAAATCTGCATGATGAAAAACCAGGCGACGCAGACCATGGCGTTCTGCGCCTCGGAAGCCGTGCAGATCTTCGGCGGCGCCGGCTTCATGCGCGGTATCAAGGCCGAGCGTATCTACCGCGAGGTCAAGGTCAACGCCATCGGCGGCGGCACCGAGGAGATCATGAAGGACCTTGCCAGCCGGCAGATGGGGTTGTGA
- a CDS encoding acyl-CoA synthetase has translation MAVRYYDWIVHHGRRTPEKVAVIDLASERRFTYAQLDGRVSRLASFLRHSLKVSRGDRVAVLALNTTDTLEVQFACGRLGAIFVPLNTRLTVPELQFITADCAPKVMIHDTDLAETALAVARLCGIATSLLLGPGGSYEAGIAAARPLETIEQVTLDDVSTIMYTSGTTGHPKGATITHGMTFWNCVNLGGPACIGPASVLLTVLPLFHTGGLNCYTNPVLHAGGTVMIMRAFDPGTALGLINDPAQGINVFFGVPAIYQFMAQHPAFATTDLSRLIVGGVGGAPMPVPLLKVWEARGVALQQGYGMTETSPAVLVLDREDAARKAGSAGKPVLHTEVRIVRPDGSDADVGELGELWVKGPNITPGYWNRPEANKSSFTDGWLHTGDATRVDEEGFYYIVDRWKDMYISGGENVYPAEVENVLHQLTAIAEAAVIGLPDPQWGEVGLAIVAVKPGQKLTEADVFAHCAANLARFKCPRQIRFVEALPRNATGKIHKPTLRKEFSVASEVDKKVANA, from the coding sequence TTGGCCGTTCGTTACTACGACTGGATCGTTCATCATGGCCGCCGCACGCCTGAGAAGGTCGCGGTGATCGACCTCGCGAGCGAGCGCCGCTTCACTTACGCGCAGCTGGACGGCCGTGTCTCCCGCCTCGCCTCTTTCCTGCGCCACTCGCTGAAGGTCTCACGCGGCGATCGCGTCGCTGTGCTGGCACTGAACACGACCGATACGCTGGAGGTGCAGTTCGCCTGCGGTCGCCTCGGTGCCATCTTCGTGCCGCTGAACACCCGCCTCACTGTCCCCGAGCTTCAGTTCATCACGGCCGACTGTGCGCCGAAGGTGATGATCCACGACACCGATCTCGCCGAGACCGCTCTCGCCGTCGCCAGGCTCTGCGGCATCGCGACCAGCCTGCTGCTCGGCCCCGGCGGGTCCTATGAGGCCGGCATCGCGGCCGCCAGGCCGCTGGAGACAATCGAGCAGGTCACGCTCGATGACGTCTCGACCATCATGTACACGTCGGGCACGACGGGACATCCGAAGGGCGCGACCATCACCCATGGCATGACCTTCTGGAATTGCGTCAATCTCGGCGGCCCCGCCTGCATCGGGCCGGCCTCGGTGCTGCTCACCGTGCTGCCGCTGTTCCACACCGGCGGGCTCAATTGCTACACCAATCCGGTGCTGCATGCCGGCGGCACCGTGATGATCATGCGCGCGTTCGATCCCGGCACCGCGCTCGGCCTGATCAACGATCCCGCGCAGGGCATCAACGTGTTCTTCGGCGTGCCCGCGATCTACCAGTTCATGGCGCAACACCCCGCCTTCGCGACGACCGATCTCAGCCGGCTGATCGTCGGTGGTGTCGGTGGAGCGCCGATGCCGGTGCCGCTCCTGAAAGTCTGGGAAGCGCGCGGCGTGGCGCTCCAGCAGGGTTACGGCATGACCGAGACCTCGCCGGCTGTCCTGGTGCTCGACCGCGAGGATGCAGCGCGGAAGGCCGGCTCCGCCGGCAAGCCGGTGCTGCACACCGAAGTGCGCATCGTGCGGCCCGACGGCAGCGACGCCGATGTCGGCGAGCTCGGTGAGCTCTGGGTGAAGGGGCCGAACATCACGCCGGGCTACTGGAACAGGCCCGAGGCGAACAAATCTTCCTTCACCGACGGCTGGCTGCACACCGGCGACGCCACCCGCGTCGACGAGGAGGGCTTCTACTACATCGTCGACCGCTGGAAGGACATGTACATCTCCGGCGGCGAGAACGTCTATCCGGCCGAGGTCGAGAACGTCCTGCACCAGCTGACGGCCATCGCGGAAGCCGCCGTGATCGGCCTTCCGGATCCGCAATGGGGCGAAGTGGGCCTCGCCATCGTTGCAGTCAAGCCAGGCCAAAAGCTGACCGAGGCCGACGTCTTTGCGCATTGCGCGGCCAATCTGGCGCGCTTCAAATGTCCGCGCCAGATCCGTTTCGTCGAGGCGCTGCCGCGCAACGCCACGGGCAAGATCCACAAGCCGACCTTACGAAAGGAATTCTCGGTGGCCTCCGAAGTCGACAAGAAAGTCGCCAACGCCTGA
- a CDS encoding ABC transporter substrate-binding protein, with translation MKNKKLVLLAAATALTVLSTQGAFAQKKYDTGVTDTEIKIGNVEAYSGPASAYGIIGKTEEAYFKMINDQGGINGRKINWISYDDGYSPPKTVEQVRKLIESDEVFLIFNALGTPTQTAVQKYHNAKKVPQLFLATGASKWNDPKNFPWTMGFQPSYRVEAQIFAKYILKEKPDGKVAIFYANDDFGKDYLAGIKEVFGDKASKMIVAEESYETSEPSIDAHIVKLKGTGADVFVNIATPKFAAQAIKKIAELEWKPMHLMTDVSVSIGAVMKPAGLEASEGVLSAGYLKDPSDPQWKDDEGMKKFMAFIDKYMPGANISDANLAYGYAASQTMVQVLKQAGDNLTRENVMKQAASLKDFAPDTLIPGIKINTSATDFAPIEQLKMWRFKKGQWELFGDIISAETGG, from the coding sequence ATGAAGAACAAGAAACTCGTCCTGCTCGCCGCGGCAACTGCCCTGACGGTGCTCTCCACCCAGGGCGCTTTCGCGCAGAAGAAATACGACACCGGCGTCACCGACACCGAGATCAAGATCGGCAATGTCGAGGCCTATTCCGGTCCCGCTTCGGCCTACGGCATCATCGGCAAGACCGAGGAAGCCTATTTCAAGATGATCAACGACCAGGGCGGCATCAACGGCCGCAAGATCAACTGGATCTCTTATGACGACGGCTATTCGCCGCCCAAGACCGTGGAGCAGGTCCGCAAGCTGATCGAGAGCGACGAGGTATTTTTGATCTTCAACGCGCTGGGCACGCCGACCCAGACCGCTGTGCAGAAATATCACAATGCCAAGAAGGTGCCGCAGCTGTTTCTCGCCACCGGCGCCAGCAAGTGGAACGACCCCAAGAACTTCCCCTGGACCATGGGCTTTCAGCCCAGCTATCGGGTCGAAGCCCAGATCTTCGCCAAGTACATCCTGAAGGAAAAGCCGGACGGCAAGGTCGCGATCTTCTATGCCAATGACGATTTCGGCAAGGACTACCTCGCAGGTATCAAGGAGGTGTTCGGCGACAAGGCATCCAAGATGATCGTTGCCGAAGAGAGCTACGAAACGTCGGAGCCTTCGATCGACGCCCATATCGTCAAGCTCAAGGGCACGGGCGCCGACGTTTTCGTCAACATCGCAACCCCGAAATTCGCGGCACAGGCGATCAAGAAGATCGCCGAGCTCGAGTGGAAGCCGATGCACCTGATGACCGACGTCTCGGTTTCCATCGGCGCGGTGATGAAGCCGGCGGGCTTGGAGGCCTCCGAAGGCGTGCTCTCGGCCGGCTATCTCAAGGATCCCTCCGATCCCCAGTGGAAAGACGATGAGGGCATGAAGAAGTTCATGGCGTTCATCGACAAATACATGCCCGGCGCCAACATCTCGGACGCCAATCTGGCCTATGGCTACGCCGCATCACAGACCATGGTGCAGGTTCTCAAGCAGGCCGGCGACAACCTCACCCGCGAGAACGTGATGAAGCAGGCCGCCAGCCTCAAGGACTTCGCGCCCGATACGCTGATCCCCGGGATCAAGATCAACACCTCCGCGACCGACTTCGCCCCGATCGAACAGCTCAAGATGTGGCGGTTCAAGAAGGGGCAATGGGAGCTGTTCGGCGACATCATCAGCGCCGAGACGGGCGGCTAG
- a CDS encoding glycosyltransferase family 2 protein translates to MQDASARYGGEAPLFSIIIPLEYHRGQWEQSWLGWISQTVDKSLYEIILVVPPDFVARDELKALAGEQARLEFTASDHDIGLCAFGATKARGLYLFFTESHCRPEPDVIELCIRATDAHPDWVAFSCRSVPICHNRLSEAEAAMYQADIEFGMRQHPWRKVLDQCFVTRRDVYWECGGLREELGHFAEWVLAAAYHAKGYAIGYLEEARFHHYYIGEIGELKAFTLDFVEGEIRYLGEARRDPGSELLEVPVEWVEWVGFDVSLASAALNALVHYSLKGRGWKRPDEKLRAFWRWGALALCGDRLVRVAARLAAMQAHLCLSALTVIGSSEAIARWMRRYIASLIHLQRLECIRRMRGHAGPAARFLGDRVLGQAGFHGLESSAGHVFRWSEPQAAVRILGRAGRNTVLVRSPALRAPLREIGAHFYLDGVRIDPSAIAIGPDSYTMGLDLPPSGIAILAWSCPVMTGIDDPRRLGLSVASIEVSRDAGASSQP, encoded by the coding sequence ATGCAGGACGCGTCCGCGCGATACGGCGGCGAAGCGCCGCTGTTCTCCATCATCATCCCGCTCGAATATCACCGCGGGCAATGGGAGCAGTCCTGGCTCGGCTGGATATCGCAGACCGTCGACAAATCGCTCTACGAAATCATCCTGGTGGTGCCGCCGGATTTCGTCGCGCGCGACGAGCTGAAGGCACTGGCCGGCGAACAGGCCCGCCTGGAATTCACCGCTTCGGATCACGATATCGGGCTGTGCGCCTTTGGCGCCACCAAAGCCCGCGGCCTCTATCTGTTCTTCACGGAGTCGCATTGCCGGCCAGAGCCCGACGTGATCGAGCTGTGCATTCGCGCGACCGACGCGCATCCCGACTGGGTCGCCTTCTCCTGCCGGTCGGTGCCGATCTGCCATAACAGGCTCTCGGAAGCCGAAGCCGCGATGTATCAGGCCGACATCGAATTCGGCATGAGGCAGCATCCTTGGCGCAAGGTGCTCGATCAGTGCTTCGTGACGCGGCGCGACGTCTATTGGGAATGCGGCGGCCTGCGCGAAGAGCTCGGCCATTTCGCCGAATGGGTGCTGGCCGCGGCCTATCACGCCAAGGGCTATGCCATCGGTTATCTGGAGGAGGCGCGCTTCCATCATTATTACATCGGCGAGATCGGCGAGCTCAAAGCGTTCACGCTCGATTTCGTCGAGGGCGAGATCCGCTATCTCGGGGAGGCGCGCCGCGATCCCGGCAGCGAGCTGCTCGAAGTCCCGGTCGAATGGGTCGAATGGGTCGGATTCGACGTATCGCTCGCCAGCGCGGCGTTGAATGCGCTCGTGCATTACAGCCTCAAAGGCCGCGGCTGGAAGCGGCCCGATGAAAAGCTGCGCGCCTTCTGGCGTTGGGGTGCATTGGCTTTGTGCGGCGATCGTCTCGTCCGCGTCGCCGCGCGCCTGGCCGCGATGCAGGCGCATCTCTGTCTGAGCGCGCTGACGGTGATCGGGTCGAGCGAAGCAATAGCACGATGGATGAGGCGCTACATCGCCTCGCTGATCCATCTGCAGCGGCTTGAATGCATTCGTCGCATGCGCGGCCACGCCGGGCCGGCGGCGAGGTTCCTGGGAGATCGCGTTCTGGGGCAAGCCGGATTCCATGGCCTCGAATCGTCGGCGGGGCACGTCTTCCGCTGGAGCGAGCCGCAGGCCGCCGTTCGCATCCTGGGGCGTGCGGGGCGCAACACCGTCCTGGTCCGAAGCCCCGCCTTGCGCGCACCGCTGCGCGAGATCGGTGCGCATTTCTATCTCGATGGTGTGCGCATTGACCCTTCTGCGATCGCTATCGGCCCTGACAGCTATACGATGGGCCTCGATCTGCCGCCCTCAGGCATCGCCATCCTGGCATGGTCATGCCCCGTGATGACGGGCATTGACGATCCCCGCCGCCTCGGTCTTTCCGTGGCATCAATCGAGGTGAGCCGGGATGCCGGAGCTTCAAGTCAGCCCTGA
- a CDS encoding helix-turn-helix domain-containing protein, whose product MQMQDKITDKQLSDEQSREIAETIREELARRRISRQTLAEQAKLSLSTLEKVLGGRRPFTLATTVRLEQALGVSLRKNAVVAAPQAANDVAPDSLGSYAHRAVTWLEDVYVTLRPSFGDKEAIFAYRTEIVWEPKVSSLVFREGDRTDAAYEHTGEVAVPHQSGFIYLVIIKHGQHRVITVSRPTVAGEMYGIISTLRAGPGSQLTPIAAPIAYVPLRNVPKPSLGRVGPEDANHALYRRHLRRTSEESFALFLTL is encoded by the coding sequence ATGCAGATGCAAGACAAGATCACCGACAAGCAGCTTTCGGACGAGCAGAGCCGCGAGATCGCCGAGACGATTCGCGAGGAGCTCGCCAGGCGCCGGATCTCCCGGCAGACGCTGGCCGAGCAGGCCAAGCTCAGCCTGTCGACGCTGGAGAAGGTGCTCGGCGGCCGGCGACCGTTCACGCTGGCGACGACGGTCCGGCTGGAGCAGGCGCTGGGCGTCTCCTTGCGCAAAAACGCGGTCGTGGCGGCGCCTCAAGCCGCCAACGATGTCGCTCCTGACAGTCTCGGCTCCTATGCGCATCGCGCCGTGACCTGGCTGGAGGACGTCTACGTCACGCTGCGGCCGTCCTTCGGCGACAAGGAAGCAATCTTTGCGTACCGCACCGAGATCGTCTGGGAGCCGAAGGTCTCTTCGCTGGTCTTTCGGGAGGGCGATCGGACCGATGCGGCCTACGAGCATACCGGCGAGGTTGCCGTCCCCCATCAGTCAGGCTTCATCTACCTCGTCATCATCAAGCACGGCCAGCATCGCGTGATCACGGTGTCGCGGCCGACGGTCGCCGGCGAGATGTACGGAATCATCTCGACGCTGCGCGCCGGCCCCGGCTCGCAACTGACGCCGATCGCGGCGCCGATCGCCTACGTGCCGCTCCGAAACGTCCCGAAGCCGTCTTTGGGACGGGTCGGGCCTGAAGATGCCAACCACGCGTTGTATCGAAGGCACCTGCGTCGCACGTCGGAGGAATCGTTCGCGCTGTTTTTGACGCTATAG
- a CDS encoding marine proteobacterial sortase target protein: protein MDTYDTADNEEHPVLKGLIKLGLFLLAQGVAVLLMAFVALLVSFGTSWSATNEQASLLQPGDARSGSLLLKEDGATTEAIRLGTDIDVTVSGPTLRARVTQIFRNPTKDWVEATYVYPLATGGAVDTLKMVVGDRVIVGNIKERQQARVIYEEARRAGQKAALTEQERPNIFTNSVANVGPGETVLVQIEYQEPVHQSGSEYSLRLPLVVGPRYNPAPIVQSVDFRKDGSGWGAATSDPVPDRDRISPPVLDPARNAPVNPTSITVRLKAGFALGEVKSSHHKVKIESPDNMARIITLADGAVPADRDFELTWKPAAEKAPSVGLFREHVGDADYLLAFVTPPSAEQTAQKPLPREVVFVIDNSGSMGGTSIVQAKASLAYALSRLQPTDRFNVIRFDDTMDLLFPASVPADAAHVGEATSFVSALQARGGTEMVPAMRAALADKLGDTGMVRQVVFLTDGAIGNEQQLFETITAMRGRSRVFMVGIGSAPNTYLMTRAAELGRGTFTHIGSVEQVEERMRGLFAKLENPAVTSLTAKFSEAKADVTPAIIPDVYRDEPLVLAAKLDNLAGSLEIKGRVGDRPWSVTLPLQNAAEGNGLSKLWARRKIGDAEVARAMRELAPEEADKAILALALDHQIVSRLTSLVAVDKTPSRPEGAPLKLSELPINLPAGWDFEKVFGERQQIPAQLRERHADARTAPAARRPAPDTIRLPKTATSAELKMIAGLILIVLALALFVFNRRRLLLTDAA, encoded by the coding sequence ATGGACACCTACGACACAGCCGACAACGAAGAGCACCCCGTGTTGAAGGGGCTGATCAAGCTCGGATTGTTTCTTCTCGCGCAAGGCGTCGCGGTGTTGCTGATGGCCTTCGTCGCCCTGCTCGTCAGTTTCGGGACCAGTTGGTCGGCAACGAATGAGCAGGCGAGCCTGCTTCAGCCTGGCGACGCCAGGTCCGGCTCCCTGCTCCTGAAGGAGGACGGCGCCACCACCGAAGCGATCCGCCTCGGCACCGACATCGACGTCACGGTCTCCGGCCCGACGCTGCGCGCGCGGGTCACGCAGATCTTCCGCAACCCGACCAAGGACTGGGTCGAAGCGACCTATGTCTATCCGCTCGCGACCGGCGGCGCCGTCGATACGCTGAAAATGGTGGTCGGCGATCGCGTCATCGTCGGTAACATCAAGGAACGGCAACAGGCCCGCGTGATCTACGAAGAAGCACGCCGCGCCGGCCAGAAGGCGGCACTCACCGAGCAGGAACGGCCGAACATCTTCACCAATTCGGTCGCCAATGTCGGCCCCGGAGAGACCGTGCTGGTGCAGATCGAATATCAGGAGCCGGTGCATCAATCCGGCAGCGAATATTCACTGCGCCTGCCGCTGGTGGTCGGGCCGCGCTACAATCCGGCGCCGATCGTCCAGAGCGTCGACTTTCGCAAGGATGGATCGGGCTGGGGCGCGGCGACCTCGGACCCCGTGCCGGACCGTGACCGCATCTCGCCGCCTGTGCTGGATCCCGCCAGGAATGCACCGGTCAATCCGACCAGCATCACGGTGCGCCTGAAGGCCGGCTTCGCGCTCGGCGAGGTCAAGAGTTCTCACCATAAGGTCAAGATCGAGAGTCCGGACAACATGGCGCGTATCATCACGCTCGCCGATGGTGCCGTTCCGGCGGACCGCGACTTCGAGCTGACCTGGAAGCCCGCTGCCGAGAAGGCGCCGTCGGTCGGCCTGTTCCGCGAACATGTCGGCGACGCCGACTACCTGCTCGCCTTCGTCACTCCGCCCAGCGCAGAGCAGACGGCCCAAAAGCCGCTGCCGCGTGAGGTCGTGTTCGTGATCGACAATTCGGGCTCGATGGGCGGCACGTCGATCGTGCAGGCCAAGGCGAGCCTCGCTTACGCTCTGTCCCGGCTCCAGCCGACCGACCGCTTCAACGTCATCCGCTTCGACGATACCATGGACCTGCTGTTTCCCGCCTCGGTCCCGGCAGACGCCGCCCATGTCGGCGAGGCGACCTCGTTCGTGAGCGCGTTGCAGGCGCGCGGCGGCACCGAGATGGTGCCGGCGATGCGCGCCGCACTGGCCGACAAGCTCGGCGACACCGGCATGGTTCGCCAGGTCGTCTTCCTGACCGACGGCGCAATCGGCAACGAGCAACAATTGTTCGAGACCATCACGGCGATGCGCGGCCGCTCGCGCGTCTTCATGGTCGGCATCGGATCGGCGCCCAACACCTATCTGATGACTCGCGCCGCCGAGCTCGGCCGGGGCACCTTCACCCATATCGGTTCGGTCGAGCAGGTGGAGGAGCGTATGCGCGGCCTGTTCGCCAAGCTCGAAAATCCGGCCGTGACCAGCCTCACCGCGAAATTCTCCGAGGCCAAGGCCGACGTCACCCCGGCGATCATCCCCGACGTCTATCGCGACGAGCCGCTGGTGCTGGCGGCAAAGCTCGACAATCTCGCAGGCTCGCTCGAGATCAAAGGGCGCGTCGGTGATCGTCCATGGTCGGTGACGTTGCCACTGCAAAATGCCGCCGAAGGCAACGGCCTGTCGAAACTCTGGGCGAGGCGCAAGATCGGTGACGCCGAAGTGGCGCGCGCGATGCGGGAGCTCGCGCCCGAGGAGGCCGATAAGGCGATCCTGGCGCTGGCGCTCGACCATCAGATCGTCTCGCGCCTGACCAGCCTTGTCGCCGTCGACAAGACGCCGAGCCGGCCTGAAGGCGCGCCGCTCAAGCTCAGCGAATTGCCGATCAACCTGCCGGCCGGCTGGGACTTCGAGAAAGTGTTCGGCGAACGGCAGCAGATCCCGGCGCAGCTGCGTGAACGCCATGCCGACGCGCGTACCGCACCGGCAGCGCGGCGTCCGGCGCCTGATACGATCCGTCTGCCCAAGACGGCAACCTCGGCCGAATTGAAGATGATCGCAGGCCTGATCCTGATCGTGCTCGCCTTAGCCCTGTTCGTGTTCAACCGGCGTCGGCTCTTGCTCACCGACGCCGCTTGA
- a CDS encoding class GN sortase, whose protein sequence is MLRSIPLLLVALIGLILFGDGAYIHAKAWLAQVLLERAFDKSLATGETVKPWAWADTWPVARIEVKRIGARAIVLEGTSGQALAFGPGHIPQTVDAGERGVAVYAAHRDTHFRFLRNVVVGDVLEITRRDGRQFRYRADSSAVVRFDASGIDPSTQGVELVLTTCWPFGAVTSGPERYVLHATLVETRE, encoded by the coding sequence ATGCTCCGCTCCATCCCTCTGCTGCTTGTCGCCCTGATCGGCCTCATCCTGTTTGGCGACGGCGCCTACATCCATGCCAAGGCGTGGCTGGCGCAGGTGCTGCTGGAGCGCGCCTTCGACAAGAGCCTTGCGACGGGCGAGACGGTCAAACCGTGGGCATGGGCGGACACCTGGCCGGTCGCGCGGATCGAGGTAAAGCGGATCGGCGCCAGAGCGATCGTGCTCGAAGGGACCAGCGGCCAGGCTCTCGCCTTCGGGCCGGGCCATATCCCCCAAACGGTCGATGCGGGCGAGCGCGGTGTCGCGGTATATGCAGCGCATCGTGACACCCATTTTCGTTTCCTGCGGAATGTTGTCGTCGGAGACGTGCTCGAGATCACCCGCCGCGATGGCAGGCAGTTTCGGTATCGGGCGGATTCTTCGGCCGTCGTCCGTTTTGACGCGTCGGGCATCGATCCCTCGACGCAGGGCGTGGAGCTCGTGCTCACGACGTGCTGGCCGTTCGGCGCCGTCACGTCCGGCCCGGAGCGCTACGTGCTGCATGCGACCTTGGTCGAAACGCGTGAATAG